Proteins from a single region of Candidatus Methanosuratincola sp.:
- a CDS encoding translation initiation factor IF-6, translating to MSISRLSLYGNPNIGAFTFSTDSFLLVPPDMPDGTLKEFSETLGVPAYRTTVSGSVLLGIFTIGNSRGIILPGTATETEVQQIERMTSVPVAVYDGKVNALGNMVLLGEKAALIGRGADKRLIDLIRSHLGVEVYEGSIAGINMPGVCAVANKKGIVCHPLTSDSELNNLSKIFNIPADVSTVNCGSPYLRVGITANSYGAVVGQETTGPEMARIESSLGFTG from the coding sequence TTGTCGATCTCACGGCTTTCCCTTTACGGGAACCCTAACATAGGCGCATTCACCTTTTCGACCGACTCTTTCTTACTAGTCCCGCCAGACATGCCCGATGGGACACTCAAAGAATTCTCTGAGACCTTGGGCGTCCCAGCATACCGGACGACTGTTTCAGGAAGCGTCCTTTTGGGCATATTTACGATAGGCAATTCGAGAGGGATAATCCTCCCGGGCACTGCGACTGAAACCGAGGTCCAGCAGATAGAACGGATGACCTCGGTCCCTGTTGCGGTTTATGACGGCAAGGTCAATGCCCTAGGCAATATGGTTCTCTTGGGCGAGAAGGCAGCATTGATCGGGCGCGGTGCGGACAAGAGGCTGATCGATCTCATAAGGTCACATCTGGGCGTAGAGGTGTATGAGGGTAGCATAGCTGGAATAAACATGCCCGGGGTATGTGCGGTGGCTAACAAGAAGGGCATAGTCTGCCACCCGCTGACCAGTGATTCCGAGCTCAACAACCTGAGCAAAATATTTAATATACCTGCGGACGTTTCTACCGTTAACTGCGGTTCCCCGTACTTGAGGGTGGGCATAACCGCCAATTCGTACGGTGCAGTAGTCGGTCAGGAGACGACCGGTCCTGAGATGGCAAGGATCGAATCCTCCTTGGGATTTACAGGGTGA
- a CDS encoding D-aminoacyl-tRNA deacylase — protein sequence MSDLKLLIYSASDPAGINIARHLEATLPFTRSEVSGVAAGVHGDLVLVETDSSLIDLDLSIHGVDWALCLSRHKSSSGKPCLTAHTPGNPGANAEYGGRPNAVCISNPWLQSALIRAMSQECVNRGVGLQVTVEATHHGPTDLDYPVTFVEIGSDEDSWRNPLLGEIVASAVSRSLHQEQRDRSALGVGGGHYSEKFTRLILQGEFDIGHIVPKYVLSERFDPGIFKTCKERTLGGCRYVLVDWKGTPSEAKDCLRSAIPSLGAELVKI from the coding sequence GTGTCCGACTTGAAGCTCCTGATCTACTCCGCCTCCGATCCAGCCGGTATCAACATAGCAAGGCACCTGGAGGCAACCCTGCCGTTCACTCGATCAGAGGTCAGTGGAGTGGCTGCCGGGGTACACGGCGACCTTGTTTTGGTGGAGACTGATTCCAGCCTCATAGACCTCGACCTCAGCATCCATGGCGTCGACTGGGCTCTATGCCTTTCCAGGCACAAGAGCTCTTCCGGAAAACCCTGCCTCACCGCGCACACGCCCGGCAACCCTGGCGCTAATGCCGAGTATGGTGGGAGACCAAACGCGGTCTGCATCTCCAACCCATGGCTGCAGTCCGCCCTGATCAGAGCGATGTCTCAGGAGTGCGTCAACCGAGGAGTTGGGCTGCAGGTAACCGTTGAGGCGACCCACCATGGCCCTACAGACCTAGATTACCCGGTCACATTCGTGGAGATAGGGAGCGACGAGGACTCCTGGCGGAACCCTCTCTTGGGAGAGATCGTCGCCTCAGCAGTAAGCCGTTCGCTTCATCAGGAGCAGAGGGACAGGAGCGCACTCGGAGTCGGCGGAGGGCACTACTCCGAGAAGTTCACCAGGCTGATCCTCCAAGGTGAGTTCGATATCGGACACATTGTGCCCAAGTACGTGCTGTCTGAGCGGTTTGACCCTGGGATATTCAAAACATGCAAGGAGAGGACTCTTGGCGGGTGCAGGTATGTTCTGGTTGACTGGAAGGGCACCCCCTCGGAGGCAAAGGATTGCCTCAGGTCTGCCATCCCCTCCCTCGGCGCGGAGCTGGTCAAGATCTGA
- a CDS encoding thioredoxin family protein → MAKILVFGGEPPCARCKATEKVLREAIAELKLDAEVSHVSALSPEADKYDILSTPAVVINEKVVVAGRVPDKKTAMEILKKEFSV, encoded by the coding sequence ATGGCGAAAATACTCGTATTCGGCGGGGAGCCGCCATGCGCAAGGTGCAAAGCCACGGAGAAGGTGCTGAGAGAAGCTATAGCCGAGCTGAAGCTTGATGCTGAGGTATCACATGTATCGGCGCTCTCCCCTGAGGCAGACAAGTACGACATCCTATCGACTCCAGCGGTAGTGATAAATGAGAAAGTGGTAGTCGCTGGGAGAGTTCCGGACAAAAAGACCGCGATGGAGATACTGAAGAAAGAGTTCAGTGTCTAA
- the rpl18a gene encoding 50S ribosomal protein L18Ae, protein MEKNYVVKGKMKQPYEWVGFEKHITAPNETRAREKALSVLGGNHKLKRFQIKIESVQEEPVKAE, encoded by the coding sequence ATGGAAAAGAACTATGTGGTTAAGGGCAAGATGAAGCAACCCTACGAATGGGTTGGTTTCGAGAAGCACATTACGGCTCCCAACGAAACGCGTGCAAGGGAGAAGGCGCTTAGCGTATTGGGCGGAAATCACAAGTTGAAACGCTTCCAGATAAAAATAGAGTCGGTACAAGAGGAGCCGGTGAAGGCAGAATGA
- a CDS encoding 50S ribosomal protein L39e, giving the protein MGSRKQISRKKRLNKAGKQNSPVPLWVVAKTRGKFRRHPKMRDWRSQKLDI; this is encoded by the coding sequence ATGGGAAGCAGAAAACAGATTAGCAGAAAGAAACGCCTTAACAAGGCAGGCAAGCAGAACAGTCCAGTCCCGCTGTGGGTAGTCGCAAAGACCCGCGGTAAGTTTAGGAGGCATCCAAAGATGAGGGACTGGAGAAGCCAGAAACTTGACATCTAA
- a CDS encoding permease, which produces MPLEQIVFLLAAGLQSLSDYVAQHTVTCLVPAFFIAGAMNYFISKDVVIRYLGYSARRLTSFPLATFSSIGLAVCSCTVIPIASGLYRRGSSIGPAFIFLWTAPALNILTITYSGAILGIEMTLVRILAAVSSSFIIGLVMVTVFRKEERERSDRMRPQAAMTKAEVLHSKNSLILILMLVATLLLPNYLGAGRAFVEKLLIFLPLFAASMTFAYLKFSGDEIRQWFQETWWFVKKILPLLLLGVFIVGVVGALIPPEYVQQYLGGNGLLQTFFANFIGAIMYFSSMTESPFVKVMMDLGMGKAPALALLLTGPGMSLPSMLAIMRVFTFRKASVYILTTIVVSTTFAFILGNLLL; this is translated from the coding sequence ATGCCTCTAGAACAGATCGTATTTCTGCTAGCCGCTGGATTACAATCATTGTCCGACTACGTGGCTCAACATACTGTGACATGTCTGGTTCCTGCGTTTTTTATCGCGGGCGCCATGAACTATTTCATATCCAAGGATGTCGTGATCAGATATCTCGGCTACTCTGCGAGGCGTTTGACCTCCTTCCCGCTGGCCACCTTCTCAAGCATAGGCCTTGCCGTCTGCTCGTGTACAGTGATCCCGATCGCCTCAGGCCTCTATAGGAGGGGGAGCAGCATCGGTCCTGCCTTCATATTCCTGTGGACTGCCCCTGCCCTGAACATACTCACAATAACCTACAGCGGGGCGATTCTCGGCATCGAGATGACGCTCGTGAGGATCCTCGCAGCAGTATCCTCCTCATTCATAATCGGCCTAGTGATGGTGACAGTATTCAGGAAAGAGGAGCGGGAGAGGTCGGATAGGATGAGGCCGCAGGCGGCTATGACAAAGGCCGAGGTCTTGCACTCAAAGAACTCGTTGATACTTATCCTAATGCTAGTGGCAACCCTCCTCCTCCCAAATTACCTCGGAGCAGGGCGGGCGTTTGTAGAAAAGCTTCTGATATTCCTCCCACTTTTCGCCGCCTCGATGACCTTCGCCTACCTGAAATTCAGCGGGGACGAGATCAGACAGTGGTTCCAGGAGACATGGTGGTTCGTCAAGAAGATCCTCCCGCTTTTGCTTTTGGGCGTCTTCATAGTCGGCGTGGTCGGTGCGCTTATCCCCCCTGAGTACGTCCAGCAGTATTTGGGTGGCAATGGGCTCCTGCAGACCTTCTTTGCCAACTTCATAGGGGCTATCATGTACTTCTCCAGCATGACCGAGTCTCCGTTCGTAAAGGTAATGATGGATCTCGGCATGGGCAAAGCTCCCGCTCTGGCTCTGCTTCTGACAGGTCCTGGCATGAGCCTGCCAAGCATGCTGGCCATTATGCGCGTATTCACGTTCAGGAAGGCAAGCGTCTACATTCTCACAACCATTGTTGTCTCGACGACCTTCGCTTTCATACTCGGCAATCTTCTTCTCTAA
- a CDS encoding 30S ribosomal protein S19e: protein MPLAQEVPADRLISAVADYLKANVKEVAPPSWAAFVKTGPHVERVPSQNDFWYLRCASLLRRLYIESPVGVERLRSLYGGRAKNGMANEHFVKSGGSSLRKALQQLEKAGFVTKLPSGGRTITDGGRSMLDRVAYKLLKEIQKEKPEMGKYLPVKPQ, encoded by the coding sequence TTGCCATTAGCTCAAGAAGTTCCAGCTGATCGGCTCATATCTGCGGTGGCTGACTACCTCAAGGCAAATGTCAAGGAGGTTGCCCCGCCATCGTGGGCTGCATTCGTGAAGACTGGTCCCCATGTCGAGCGTGTACCTTCACAGAACGATTTCTGGTACCTGCGTTGTGCCTCATTGCTGAGGAGGCTCTACATTGAGAGCCCGGTGGGCGTTGAGCGGCTCAGGAGCCTCTACGGCGGCAGGGCAAAGAATGGTATGGCCAACGAGCACTTCGTCAAGTCTGGGGGGTCCTCCCTTAGGAAAGCGCTGCAGCAGCTTGAGAAAGCAGGCTTTGTGACGAAGCTGCCAAGTGGGGGGCGTACAATAACCGACGGCGGAAGATCAATGCTCGACCGCGTAGCATACAAGCTTTTGAAGGAAATTCAGAAAGAAAAGCCTGAGATGGGAAAATATCTGCCCGTAAAACCTCAATGA
- the otsB gene encoding trehalose-phosphatase, with amino-acid sequence MKSAIGCFGELIGLLGSKKPALFLDYDGTLTPIVLNPADASISGRTKRLLEEAKRKFPVAIISGRDLKDLMDRVGVEGIAYAGSHGLEIAFTNGERKQLVNEIQKCLGEVEVAESELRHLTKSFNGAIVERKRFGVALHYRAVGAERIGELLKLFDEIASRHPLLRRSEGKMVVELSGSGANKGTAISEIMKHEGISEMRHIPIFIGDDLTDEDGFRAVKHIGAGIIVGDAPKQTAADYCLKDQEEVQKFLEKLVDSTH; translated from the coding sequence GTGAAGTCGGCAATCGGATGTTTTGGCGAACTGATCGGTCTTCTTGGTTCTAAGAAGCCGGCCCTATTCTTGGACTATGACGGGACGCTCACGCCCATAGTGCTGAACCCGGCGGATGCATCCATCTCCGGAAGAACCAAGAGGCTGCTTGAGGAGGCCAAAAGGAAATTCCCAGTCGCAATCATAAGCGGGAGGGACCTGAAGGACCTGATGGATCGTGTGGGGGTCGAAGGAATAGCCTATGCAGGAAGCCACGGGCTCGAGATTGCATTCACCAACGGTGAGCGGAAGCAGCTGGTCAACGAGATTCAGAAATGCCTAGGCGAGGTGGAGGTCGCAGAGAGCGAGTTGCGTCATTTAACGAAGAGTTTCAATGGGGCGATTGTGGAAAGGAAGCGCTTTGGGGTTGCGCTCCACTACAGGGCCGTGGGAGCGGAGCGTATAGGGGAGCTTCTGAAACTATTTGACGAGATCGCATCGAGGCACCCACTACTCAGAAGATCAGAAGGGAAGATGGTGGTCGAATTGTCAGGAAGCGGCGCCAACAAAGGGACTGCAATATCCGAGATAATGAAACACGAGGGGATCTCGGAGATGAGGCACATACCGATATTCATAGGCGACGACCTGACGGACGAGGACGGCTTCAGGGCTGTGAAGCACATAGGCGCAGGAATCATAGTGGGAGATGCACCCAAGCAGACAGCTGCAGACTACTGCCTGAAAGACCAGGAAGAGGTCCAGAAATTTCTGGAAAAATTGGTCGATTCAACTCATTGA
- a CDS encoding helix-turn-helix transcriptional regulator yields MKTRIKELREKHGLTQESLAEKIGVTRQTILFLEKGTYNPSLRLAYKIARAFNLNIEDVFSFEDEPET; encoded by the coding sequence ATGAAGACGAGAATAAAGGAGCTTCGGGAAAAACACGGGCTTACACAGGAGTCCCTCGCTGAAAAGATAGGCGTCACGAGGCAGACAATACTCTTTCTAGAAAAGGGAACGTACAACCCCTCGCTCAGGTTGGCTTACAAAATTGCTCGCGCGTTTAACCTAAATATAGAGGATGTATTCTCTTTTGAGGATGAGCCCGAAACCTGA
- the argF gene encoding ornithine carbamoyltransferase, with protein MDLRGRDFLRTRDFSNEELGHILERASQMKLDLKKKVSPQQYLAGKSIAMLFQKPSTRTRLSFDVGINQLGGHPIFLNWGDLQLGRGETIHDTGKVFGCYVDGIVARVYRHADLEALAASSPVPVINALSDEFHPCQALSDCFTIIEKKGRIGGLKIAFVGDGGCNVSRSLAEAVLQLGGEMRIASPRKYSLGEELVSELRKLAKKGSALHITEDPAEAVRDADIIYTDVWVSMGTESEAEERINALRPYQVNRDLLAISAPDSIVMHCLPAHRGEEITSDVIDGPRSVVWEQAENRLHVQKSIMSLVL; from the coding sequence ATGGATCTCAGAGGCCGCGACTTTCTCAGGACAAGAGACTTCTCGAATGAGGAGCTTGGGCACATTCTCGAAAGGGCTTCACAGATGAAGCTTGACCTCAAGAAGAAGGTGTCTCCACAACAGTACCTCGCCGGGAAGAGCATCGCGATGCTCTTCCAGAAGCCGTCGACAAGGACACGGCTCTCCTTCGACGTGGGCATAAACCAGTTGGGGGGGCACCCTATATTCCTTAACTGGGGCGATCTCCAGCTTGGGAGAGGCGAGACAATTCACGATACCGGTAAAGTATTCGGCTGCTATGTTGACGGGATCGTTGCGCGGGTCTACAGACATGCTGATCTTGAAGCCCTAGCCGCCTCATCACCAGTGCCCGTCATAAATGCCCTCAGCGATGAGTTCCACCCCTGCCAGGCTCTCAGCGACTGCTTCACCATAATCGAGAAGAAGGGGAGGATAGGTGGGCTGAAGATTGCCTTCGTCGGTGACGGAGGGTGCAATGTATCGCGCTCATTGGCAGAGGCTGTCCTCCAGTTGGGCGGGGAGATGAGGATCGCATCGCCGAGGAAATACTCCTTGGGGGAGGAGCTGGTATCTGAGCTCAGAAAGCTCGCAAAAAAAGGATCCGCACTACACATCACCGAGGACCCTGCCGAGGCGGTCAGGGATGCCGATATCATATACACAGACGTTTGGGTTTCTATGGGCACCGAATCCGAAGCCGAGGAGAGGATAAATGCCCTGCGTCCTTACCAGGTGAATAGAGACCTTCTTGCCATTTCCGCGCCCGACTCGATCGTGATGCATTGCCTCCCAGCCCACAGGGGCGAAGAGATAACCTCTGACGTTATCGACGGTCCAAGGTCCGTCGTCTGGGAACAGGCCGAGAACCGGCTCCATGTCCAGAAGAGCATAATGTCCCTCGTCCTTTGA
- a CDS encoding prenyltransferase has product MRRITKKRNGYINIIKFENIDIFRSGEDISQIRLSIFVKSEAGTADLKSRARLILKLSRAHFLVPGALLYTLGSTLAQLRGVVCPPERLIFGYSVFFFAHLSVSFSNDYRDRHSDRRAVRTFFSGGSGVLLEHRELEKTAFRIALILLALSALAALAFTITYGYGAAFLIFAVSGGLLGWFYSAPPLKLSYRGLGEAATALAAGLIMPGMGYFVVSGQLDLWFGLLSVPLILYGLYFILTVEIPDYEADRAARKMNLVTRIGVKKASYVTLAAAISGTGILALLHFSGFAAGVFDLSKLVILSSLPLAAASASLLACMTGGLSIVNQTVLKMAGLLAFLSGSVLVLSFELILG; this is encoded by the coding sequence TTGCGCCGCATAACAAAAAAAAGAAACGGATATATAAATATTATCAAATTCGAAAATATCGATATTTTTAGATCTGGAGAGGATATTAGCCAGATACGACTTAGTATCTTTGTGAAAAGCGAGGCTGGAACTGCGGATTTGAAAAGCAGAGCAAGGCTGATACTGAAGCTATCAAGGGCACATTTCCTAGTTCCAGGGGCATTACTGTATACACTGGGTTCAACCTTGGCGCAGCTGAGGGGGGTTGTCTGCCCGCCCGAAAGGCTGATCTTCGGGTATTCGGTTTTCTTCTTTGCACACCTCTCGGTTTCTTTCAGCAACGACTACCGCGACAGGCACAGCGACCGGAGAGCAGTGCGGACCTTTTTTTCCGGGGGAAGCGGGGTGCTGCTAGAACACAGGGAGCTTGAAAAGACGGCATTCCGGATAGCCTTAATTTTGCTCGCCCTGTCGGCATTGGCCGCATTGGCATTTACCATAACATATGGATATGGTGCTGCATTTCTCATCTTTGCCGTATCAGGCGGACTTTTGGGGTGGTTTTACTCTGCCCCGCCCTTGAAACTCTCGTACCGCGGCCTCGGCGAGGCAGCAACAGCCCTCGCTGCAGGCCTGATAATGCCTGGAATGGGGTACTTCGTTGTCTCAGGGCAGTTGGACCTCTGGTTTGGATTATTATCGGTTCCGCTTATCCTCTACGGCCTTTACTTCATATTGACAGTGGAGATCCCGGATTACGAAGCTGACAGGGCGGCTAGGAAAATGAACCTGGTGACAAGAATCGGCGTGAAGAAGGCCTCATACGTTACACTGGCCGCTGCAATCTCAGGAACGGGCATCCTTGCGTTACTCCACTTTTCAGGCTTTGCAGCTGGGGTCTTTGACCTTTCAAAGCTGGTTATTCTGTCTTCATTGCCGCTTGCAGCCGCTTCTGCGAGTTTACTGGCATGCATGACTGGAGGCCTCAGTATCGTGAATCAGACTGTTCTGAAAATGGCTGGGCTGCTGGCGTTCTTGTCAGGAAGCGTTTTAGTACTGTCCTTTGAGCTTATCCTTGGGTAA
- a CDS encoding DUF3796 domain-containing protein, whose product MRRNAIGYLSLLGLLGLLGLVAGNEGFYGFFGFFGFMSAFRGKGTDERVNRNVDRACRNSFLYIMLAAALFIAYIASLRAAEAFPLAFAALFAGGIVMFVVSFVYYNERGD is encoded by the coding sequence ATGAGAAGAAATGCCATTGGATATCTGAGTCTGCTCGGTCTTCTGGGACTGCTTGGCTTGGTCGCCGGAAACGAGGGCTTTTATGGTTTCTTCGGTTTTTTTGGGTTCATGAGCGCCTTTAGGGGTAAAGGCACCGATGAAAGAGTCAACAGAAATGTTGACAGGGCCTGCAGGAACTCCTTTCTGTACATCATGTTGGCAGCGGCATTATTCATCGCCTATATAGCCTCTCTTCGAGCCGCAGAGGCGTTCCCGTTAGCATTTGCAGCCCTCTTCGCTGGGGGCATTGTAATGTTCGTCGTATCCTTCGTCTACTACAACGAACGCGGTGATTGA
- the pfdA gene encoding prefoldin subunit alpha encodes MSSPQPSQKEVLDELLLEFSNLKAYADAVRQQIELTTNILAELVLSKSSLEEIRERGGNGEVLIHVGAGNHIRVQLDSVQSVIVGIGAGFSIEKGISEAIAEMESRIKQAQEQSVRLQDQYSKVSQRLAQVQEQVDSIYAKLEATGQA; translated from the coding sequence ATGAGCTCTCCCCAGCCTTCACAAAAGGAAGTCTTGGACGAGCTGCTCCTTGAGTTCTCGAATCTGAAGGCATACGCTGATGCGGTACGCCAGCAGATCGAGCTCACTACCAACATACTCGCCGAGCTCGTCCTCTCAAAGTCATCTCTAGAGGAGATAAGGGAAAGGGGCGGAAACGGCGAAGTTCTGATCCACGTGGGTGCCGGCAACCACATCAGAGTCCAGCTCGACTCGGTCCAAAGCGTCATCGTCGGGATCGGCGCTGGGTTTTCTATCGAAAAGGGCATCTCCGAGGCTATTGCCGAAATGGAATCCCGTATAAAGCAGGCGCAGGAGCAGTCGGTCAGGCTGCAGGATCAGTACAGCAAGGTATCGCAGAGGCTCGCTCAAGTTCAGGAGCAAGTAGACAGCATCTATGCAAAGCTTGAGGCCACTGGGCAGGCGTGA
- a CDS encoding DEAD/DEAH box helicase, with amino-acid sequence MGIQDEILMSIGAMGLIEPTRIQSEAIPLIKSGCDVIGQSETGSGKTAAFGIPLVEKVAKGKPGQALILLPTRELALQISESLTKYSAAKGLRVVCVYGGAAMGPQISGLRHAEIIVGTPGRVLDLMGQGHLRTANVHTFVLDEADKMIDMGFIDDVAEIAEHLPEEKQTLLFAATMPEGLEEVIARFTRDPKKIRTEIKVKEDLLEQYYCNVERKMRFSLLVRLFRDEMPKTAIVFCNSRREVESLAKNLNKAGIAAVAIHGGLSQSRREAVIDSFHRGRSNVLVATDVAARGLDFKSVSHVFNYSIPKNSEDYVNRIGRTARAGERGKAISLLTAEDYGFFRRIVNLYEFSVQEIEYSDLERLPFMSSNDDKREYRAHREYRERYRPRESGRNSRDLGARPSGFSNGYQGFMHR; translated from the coding sequence ATGGGAATTCAAGATGAGATATTGATGTCAATAGGGGCGATGGGCTTGATAGAGCCGACTCGGATCCAGTCCGAGGCGATCCCCCTCATAAAAAGCGGGTGTGATGTGATAGGGCAGTCCGAGACCGGCTCTGGGAAGACGGCCGCTTTCGGTATACCGCTTGTAGAAAAGGTGGCAAAAGGGAAACCAGGTCAGGCACTCATACTATTGCCGACTAGGGAGCTCGCCCTCCAAATCAGCGAGTCCCTCACCAAATACTCCGCGGCGAAGGGGCTGCGCGTAGTCTGCGTCTACGGAGGGGCTGCGATGGGTCCGCAGATCTCAGGTCTGCGGCATGCTGAGATTATTGTGGGGACACCGGGGAGGGTCCTCGACCTGATGGGTCAAGGTCACCTTCGGACAGCGAACGTCCACACATTCGTTCTCGATGAAGCAGACAAGATGATCGACATGGGCTTCATAGACGATGTGGCAGAGATCGCCGAGCACCTCCCTGAAGAGAAGCAGACCCTCCTGTTCGCCGCAACGATGCCCGAAGGGCTCGAAGAGGTTATAGCGAGGTTCACAAGGGATCCCAAAAAGATCAGGACTGAGATAAAGGTGAAGGAAGACCTGTTGGAGCAGTACTACTGCAACGTTGAGAGGAAGATGCGCTTCTCACTTTTAGTCCGCCTGTTCAGGGACGAGATGCCGAAGACTGCGATAGTCTTCTGCAACTCGAGGCGGGAGGTCGAGTCTCTAGCCAAGAACCTGAACAAGGCTGGGATCGCCGCAGTCGCAATACACGGCGGGCTCTCCCAGTCGAGGAGGGAAGCCGTTATCGACTCCTTCCACAGGGGAAGGAGCAATGTGCTAGTAGCGACCGATGTTGCGGCCAGAGGACTCGACTTCAAGAGCGTCTCCCACGTGTTCAACTACAGCATACCGAAGAACTCTGAGGACTATGTCAACAGGATAGGCAGGACTGCAAGGGCAGGTGAGCGGGGCAAGGCGATATCCCTTCTGACAGCCGAGGACTATGGATTCTTCAGGCGGATCGTCAACCTATACGAGTTCAGCGTCCAGGAGATCGAATACAGCGATCTGGAGCGCCTGCCATTCATGAGCTCGAACGACGACAAAAGAGAATACCGCGCCCACAGAGAATACCGCGAGAGGTACCGCCCGAGAGAATCTGGAAGGAACAGCCGCGATTTAGGCGCCAGGCCTTCGGGCTTCAGCAACGGTTACCAGGGTTTCATGCACAGGTAA
- a CDS encoding DNA-binding protein, which yields MSGSPDEIDLIKQRKLAEMRRRAVEEEQAERMRQEAEVQKANILRAILTPEARSRLNNLKMVKPEFAEQFEIQLIQLAQEGRLPVPLTDAHLKAILSQVQSRKREIRITRI from the coding sequence GTGTCTGGTTCTCCCGACGAAATCGACCTAATAAAACAGAGGAAGCTCGCCGAGATGAGGCGGCGCGCAGTCGAGGAGGAGCAGGCAGAAAGGATGCGACAGGAGGCCGAGGTTCAGAAGGCTAATATCCTAAGGGCAATTCTGACGCCTGAAGCAAGGAGCCGGCTGAACAACCTTAAGATGGTCAAGCCAGAGTTCGCCGAGCAGTTCGAGATCCAGCTGATCCAGCTCGCTCAGGAGGGGCGCCTGCCGGTTCCACTCACTGACGCCCACCTCAAAGCGATCCTGTCCCAGGTACAGTCAAGAAAGAGAGAGATCAGGATAACGAGAATCTGA
- a CDS encoding protein translocase SEC61 complex subunit gamma, with translation MGLSESLRSIGKVLKLSRKPDMDELKLSLKICLLGLMAVGIFGFIIQLIASLLLGIRG, from the coding sequence ATGGGTCTATCTGAGTCTTTGCGGTCGATTGGCAAGGTCCTGAAGCTCTCGAGGAAGCCAGACATGGACGAGCTTAAGCTATCCCTGAAGATCTGCTTATTGGGGCTGATGGCTGTCGGGATCTTTGGTTTCATAATACAGCTCATTGCTTCGCTGCTGCTCGGGATCAGGGGGTAA
- the ftsY gene encoding signal recognition particle-docking protein FtsY yields MFDRLKKAIGNLVDQISSKKVSESDLESLLWEFQMSLVECDVALPVAEEISGRIKERLLGSKVGFFEDLRPMVESELRKILNEILVSSDLFSLISAKRPFVIMFVGVNGTGKTTTIAKVAKQLKAKGLSVIFACSDTYRAGSEEQIETHAGRLGLKVVKHKYGADPAAVAYDAVLYAKNNGIDVVLIDTAGRMQTDKGLMDELMKIHRVASPDLTVFVGDSLAGNDALQQASEFNKYVKIDGIILTKVDADAKGGSAISISSALRRPILYLGVGQGYDDIVPFDPSWVIDNILAKQQKESN; encoded by the coding sequence TTGTTCGACAGGCTGAAGAAGGCCATAGGCAACCTAGTCGATCAGATCTCTTCAAAGAAGGTATCCGAATCTGATTTGGAGTCCCTGCTATGGGAGTTCCAGATGTCTTTGGTCGAGTGCGATGTGGCACTACCCGTGGCTGAAGAGATCTCAGGCAGGATCAAGGAGAGGCTTCTGGGCTCAAAAGTGGGATTCTTCGAGGACCTCCGCCCCATGGTCGAGTCAGAACTCAGAAAGATTCTGAATGAGATCCTTGTGTCTTCCGACCTCTTCAGCCTCATAAGCGCTAAGAGGCCGTTCGTGATAATGTTTGTGGGGGTAAACGGGACTGGCAAGACAACGACAATCGCCAAGGTCGCCAAGCAGCTCAAAGCCAAGGGGCTGAGCGTGATTTTTGCATGCAGCGACACTTACAGGGCCGGTTCCGAGGAGCAGATCGAGACCCACGCTGGGCGGCTGGGTCTTAAGGTCGTAAAGCACAAGTATGGTGCAGATCCGGCAGCCGTAGCATATGACGCCGTACTTTATGCGAAAAACAACGGCATTGACGTCGTCCTGATCGACACAGCAGGAAGGATGCAGACTGACAAGGGTCTTATGGACGAGCTCATGAAGATACACCGGGTCGCCTCCCCGGATCTTACAGTCTTCGTGGGGGACTCCCTTGCCGGGAACGATGCACTGCAGCAGGCATCCGAATTCAACAAATACGTCAAGATCGACGGCATCATCCTCACTAAAGTGGATGCGGACGCAAAGGGCGGTTCTGCCATCTCGATCTCGAGCGCCCTGAGGAGACCGATACTCTACCTCGGTGTCGGTCAGGGCTATGACGATATCGTGCCATTCGACCCTAGCTGGGTAATCGACAACATCTTGGCAAAGCAGCAGAAGGAATCGAATTAA